A single region of the Salvelinus sp. IW2-2015 linkage group LG20, ASM291031v2, whole genome shotgun sequence genome encodes:
- the LOC112081352 gene encoding hemoglobin subunit beta-1-like: MVDWTDAEKSTISAVWGKVDINEVGPLALARVLIVYPWTQRYFGSFGDVSTPAAIMGNPKVAAHGKVVCGALDKAVKNMGNILATYKSLSETHANKLFVDPDNFRVLADVLTIVIAAKFGAAFTPEIQATWQKFMKVVVAAMGSRYF, translated from the exons ATGGTTGACTGGACAGACGCCGAGAAGAGCACCATCAGTGCTGTCTGGGGCAAAGTAGATATCAATGAGGTCGGACCACTGGCTCTGGCAAG AGTCCTGATCGTCTACCCCTGGACTCAGCGTTATTTCGGCTCTTTCGGAGATGTGTCCACTCCCGCAGCAATCATGGGCAACCCCAAAGTTGCTGCTCACGGCAAGGTCGTGTGTGGAGCTCTGGATAAAGCTGTGAAGAACATGGGCAACATCTTGGCCACATACAAGTCACTGAGCGAGACCCACGCCAACAAACTCTTCGTTGACCCCGACAATTTCAGG GTGTTGGCTGACGTCCTCACAATTGTCATTGCCGCCAAGTTCGGAGCCGCTTTCACTCCTGAAATCCAAGCAACCTGGCAGAAGTTCATGAAAGTGGTTGTCGCCGCAATGGGCAGTCGGTACTTCTAA
- the LOC111981256 gene encoding hemoglobin subunit alpha, which translates to MSLTAKDKSVVKAFWGKISGKADVIGAEALGRMLTAYPQTKTYFSHWADLSPGSAPVKKHGGVIMGAIGNAVGXMDNLVGGLXALSDLHAFKLRVDPGNFKILSHNILVTLAIHFPGDFTPEVHIAVDKFLAALSAALADKYR; encoded by the exons ATGAGTCTGACAGCAAAGGACAAATCTGTGGTCAAGGCCTTCTGGGGCAAGATTAGTGGAAAGGCAGATGTCATCGGCGCTGAGGCTTTGGGAAG GATGCTGACGGCTTACCCCCAGACTAAGACCTACTTCTCCCACTGGGCAGACCTGAGCCCCGGCTCTGCCCCAGTCAAGAAGCATGGAGGCGTCATCATGGGTGCAATTGGTAATGCTGTCGGASTGATGGACAACCTCGTGGGTGGACTGARTGCTCTCAGCGATCTGCACGCCTTCAAGCTGCGCGTTGACCCTGGAAACTTCAAG attctctcccacaacatcctTGTGACCCTGGCTATTCACTTCCCTGGGGATTTCACTCCCGAAGTGCACATTGCTGTGGATAAATTCCTTGCAGCTTTGTCCGCTGCCCTGGCTGACAAATACAGATAA